The following coding sequences are from one Clostridioides difficile ATCC 9689 = DSM 1296 window:
- the ortA gene encoding 2-amino-4-oxopentanoate thiolase subunit OrtA, with product MDAKINDWVIIHNIVLTPEERAPQVPEDTKKVSLEMWVKGFIQSDASIGDLVEVKTITGRLVKGNLLKVNPYYTHDYGKCIPELLQIGIQAKEILFGGVYNE from the coding sequence ATGGATGCTAAAATTAATGATTGGGTTATTATACACAATATAGTATTGACTCCAGAAGAAAGAGCTCCACAAGTTCCAGAGGATACTAAGAAAGTATCCTTAGAAATGTGGGTTAAAGGTTTTATACAAAGTGATGCTTCTATAGGCGACTTAGTAGAAGTTAAAACAATTACAGGTAGACTTGTAAAAGGTAATTTACTTAAAGTAAATCCATATTATACTCATGATTATGGTAAATGTATACCAGAGTTACTCCAAATAGGAATCCAAGCTAAAGAAATATTATTTGGAGGTGTATATAATGAATAA
- a CDS encoding ornithine aminomutase subunit alpha, translated as MKKREDDFEVRRKHLQELSEDELKERFWSLATQIVEPMIELGKKNTTPSIERSVLLRMGFSSLEVKPILEGVMERGLIGKGAGHVVYKLAKSKNITVREAGLLLVKGEYWDEVTCLFREGVESC; from the coding sequence ATGAAAAAAAGAGAGGATGATTTTGAAGTTAGAAGAAAACATCTTCAAGAACTGAGTGAGGATGAGTTAAAAGAAAGGTTTTGGAGTTTAGCTACCCAGATAGTAGAACCAATGATAGAACTTGGTAAAAAGAATACAACACCATCAATAGAAAGGTCTGTCTTGTTGAGAATGGGATTTTCTTCTCTTGAAGTAAAACCTATTTTAGAAGGGGTTATGGAAAGAGGTCTTATAGGTAAAGGAGCAGGGCATGTAGTTTATAAATTGGCTAAATCTAAAAATATAACGGTTAGAGAAGCAGGTTTGTTATTAGTTAAGGGTGAATATTGGGATGAAGTTACATGTTTATTTAGAGAAGGGGTAGAATCATGTTAA
- a CDS encoding trans-sulfuration enzyme family protein, whose product MDKNKYKIETLMNHVGENLDGDYGAVNPPIYQSSIFARSTYEDIEAYFEGSKDGYLYSRTKNPTNDILEAKLSALANAEASITFGSGMGAISSAILHFVKNGDHIIASNNLYNPTMNFITKELKEKGNIENTIVEGDRIEDFENAIKQNTTLIYLECPSTSVFKMQDIKAIVALAKTHNIKTVIDNTWATPLYQRCIEMGIDLEVHSLSKYLNGHSDVVGGCIIGSKKDIEEIRGSELALYGAKLAPFEAFLVIRGLRTLHARLSVHTKNAKEVVEFLDNHSAVTKVYHPLSKYFNQKELAKKQLLNYTALLSFEIDAKDVNDVKKFVNKLDLFKIGVSWGGHESLVFAPNIAILNEMTLEQAKALNVSPYTIRISLGLENSEDLINDLNDALSIL is encoded by the coding sequence ATGGATAAAAATAAATATAAGATAGAGACATTAATGAATCATGTAGGAGAAAATTTGGATGGCGATTATGGAGCTGTAAACCCACCTATATATCAATCATCAATATTCGCAAGAAGTACATATGAAGATATAGAAGCATATTTTGAAGGTTCAAAAGATGGATATCTTTATTCAAGAACTAAAAATCCTACTAATGATATTTTAGAAGCAAAGTTATCTGCATTAGCTAATGCTGAAGCAAGTATAACCTTTGGTTCAGGAATGGGTGCTATATCAAGTGCTATACTTCATTTTGTAAAAAATGGTGACCATATAATAGCTTCAAATAATTTATACAATCCTACAATGAACTTTATAACAAAGGAATTGAAGGAGAAAGGAAATATAGAAAATACAATAGTTGAAGGTGATAGAATAGAAGATTTTGAAAATGCTATAAAACAAAATACAACTTTAATATACCTAGAGTGTCCATCAACATCAGTATTTAAAATGCAAGATATAAAGGCAATTGTAGCACTAGCAAAAACACACAATATAAAAACAGTAATAGATAATACTTGGGCTACACCATTATATCAAAGATGTATTGAGATGGGAATTGATTTAGAAGTTCATTCTTTATCTAAATATTTAAATGGACATTCAGATGTGGTAGGTGGATGTATTATTGGAAGTAAAAAAGATATAGAAGAAATAAGAGGGAGTGAATTAGCTTTATATGGTGCAAAATTAGCACCATTTGAAGCATTTTTAGTTATAAGAGGTTTGAGAACTTTACACGCTAGATTATCAGTACATACCAAAAATGCTAAGGAAGTAGTTGAATTTTTAGATAATCATTCAGCAGTTACTAAGGTATATCATCCATTATCTAAATATTTTAATCAAAAAGAACTAGCAAAGAAACAGTTGCTTAATTATACTGCGTTATTAAGTTTTGAAATAGACGCAAAGGATGTAAATGATGTTAAAAAATTTGTAAATAAATTAGATTTATTTAAAATAGGAGTGAGTTGGGGAGGCCATGAAAGTTTAGTATTTGCTCCAAATATAGCTATATTAAATGAAATGACTTTAGAACAAGCCAAGGCATTAAATGTGTCACCATACACAATTAGAATAAGTTTAGGTCTTGAAAATAGTGAAGATTTAATCAATGATTTAAATGATGCGCTATCCATTTTATAA
- a CDS encoding sigma-54 interaction domain-containing protein produces MNQEIFFKIMNEILENIDEGVHFVNKDGKTIIYNNSVQKMEKMNRHDILTNSFFDIVNKMKINRSTLLEVLEKREVIKDNIQKYLDKNGKEITAINTTIPIDIKGEFVGALEISKNMTTIENLLNRNYKKNLVNKVSSRQKKGYEFDDILGESNLIKEAIAKSKKACKSDASVFIYGETGTGKELFSQSIHYGSNRKNYPFIAQNCAALPESLFEGILFGTSKGGFTGAIDRPGLFEQANKGTLLLDEINSMPIMLQAKLLRVLQEGYVRRVGGTKDIPIDVRIIATTNESPKVILNEHKMRKDLYYRLNIIHIKIPPLRDRKEDIPLLCKKFISKYNKKLNKKVVGISDEAIKILKNYDWQGNIRELENIIYCTMSMMEDEVQIETSMINLNDYYNLKENKESNNYSLNDLEDKTLSKIISEIEEKYIYESLEKASYNITKAASILGMNRQNLQYKIKKYNIKIL; encoded by the coding sequence TTGAACCAAGAGATATTTTTTAAAATAATGAATGAAATATTGGAAAATATTGATGAAGGGGTACATTTTGTTAATAAAGACGGGAAAACTATAATCTACAATAATTCTGTACAAAAAATGGAAAAAATGAACAGACATGATATTTTAACCAATTCATTTTTTGATATAGTCAACAAAATGAAAATAAACAGGAGTACACTATTAGAAGTTTTGGAAAAAAGGGAAGTTATCAAAGACAATATTCAAAAATATCTGGATAAAAATGGAAAAGAGATAACAGCAATTAATACTACAATACCAATTGATATTAAAGGCGAGTTTGTAGGGGCACTTGAAATATCAAAGAATATGACAACGATAGAAAATTTACTAAACAGAAATTATAAAAAAAATTTAGTCAATAAAGTTAGTAGTAGACAAAAAAAGGGTTATGAATTTGATGATATTTTAGGGGAAAGTAATTTGATTAAAGAAGCAATAGCTAAATCTAAGAAAGCTTGCAAGTCTGATGCTTCAGTATTTATATACGGTGAAACTGGAACGGGTAAAGAGTTATTTAGCCAGTCCATTCACTATGGAAGTAATAGGAAAAACTATCCATTTATAGCACAAAATTGTGCAGCTTTGCCGGAATCACTATTCGAAGGTATTCTTTTTGGAACTAGCAAGGGAGGATTTACAGGAGCAATAGATAGGCCAGGCTTATTTGAACAAGCTAACAAAGGGACATTGTTATTGGATGAGATAAATTCCATGCCTATTATGTTACAGGCTAAACTATTAAGGGTTTTACAAGAAGGTTATGTAAGAAGGGTTGGAGGAACTAAGGATATACCTATAGATGTAAGAATTATTGCAACGACAAATGAAAGTCCAAAGGTAATTTTAAACGAGCATAAAATGCGAAAAGATTTATATTATAGGCTTAACATAATTCATATAAAAATTCCTCCTCTTAGAGATAGAAAAGAGGACATACCTCTATTGTGCAAAAAATTTATTTCAAAGTATAATAAAAAGTTAAATAAAAAAGTGGTAGGAATTTCAGATGAAGCTATTAAAATTTTAAAAAATTACGATTGGCAAGGTAACATAAGAGAGCTAGAAAACATAATTTATTGTACTATGAGTATGATGGAAGATGAGGTACAAATAGAAACAAGTATGATTAATCTAAACGACTATTACAATCTTAAAGAGAATAAAGAGAGTAACAATTATTCTTTAAACGATTTGGAGGACAAAACACTTAGTAAGATTATCAGTGAGATAGAAGAAAAGTATATATATGAATCATTAGAAAAGGCATCTTACAATATAACTAAAGCTGCATCAATTTTAGGTATGAATAGGCAAAATTTACAGTATAAAATAAAAAAATATAATATCAAAATATTATAA
- the ord gene encoding 2,4-diaminopentanoate dehydrogenase, with product MRKVRVGIWGFGAMGIGMANMILKKEGIEIVSVCSRSTSGKSMYDVLGIERGERPEVIINKNYEEVFREKSVDVVLLATDSFTKKAFDKIIFLLNRKINVISTAEQMAYPQADDADLAKKMDEVAKENGVSILGTGINPGFVLDLLVLALSGTCEEVTSIKAKRVNDLSPFGKSVMVEQGVGVTREEFIKGVEDKTIAGHVGFVESINMIADGLGWKLDKIEQTKEPIMTTVDRKSKYGEALAGNVAGCRQCGYGYVNGEVLIEMEHPQQIIPEAEGIKTGDYVSIKGIPNIDLQINPEIPGGVGTYAMIVNSIPLIINARPGLKTMLDIPVPRAIMGDIRNQIEVELEEESKAN from the coding sequence ATGAGAAAAGTAAGAGTAGGAATATGGGGATTTGGAGCTATGGGAATAGGTATGGCTAATATGATTCTAAAGAAAGAAGGTATAGAAATAGTATCTGTTTGTAGTAGAAGTACTTCAGGGAAAAGTATGTATGATGTTTTAGGAATTGAAAGAGGAGAAAGACCAGAAGTTATTATCAATAAAAATTATGAAGAAGTTTTTAGAGAAAAAAGTGTAGATGTTGTTTTGTTAGCAACTGATTCATTTACTAAAAAGGCTTTTGATAAAATAATTTTCTTATTAAATAGAAAAATAAATGTTATATCAACAGCAGAACAAATGGCATATCCACAAGCTGATGATGCAGATTTAGCTAAAAAAATGGATGAAGTTGCAAAGGAAAATGGAGTAAGTATACTTGGAACAGGAATAAATCCAGGATTTGTATTAGATTTACTAGTATTGGCACTTTCAGGTACTTGTGAAGAAGTTACTAGTATAAAAGCTAAGAGAGTAAATGATTTATCTCCATTTGGAAAGTCTGTTATGGTGGAACAAGGTGTTGGAGTAACAAGGGAAGAATTTATAAAAGGTGTAGAAGATAAGACTATAGCAGGTCATGTAGGTTTTGTAGAATCAATAAATATGATAGCTGATGGATTAGGTTGGAAATTAGATAAGATAGAACAAACAAAAGAGCCAATAATGACTACAGTAGATAGAAAATCTAAGTACGGAGAGGCATTGGCTGGAAATGTTGCTGGTTGTAGACAATGTGGATATGGATATGTAAATGGAGAAGTTTTAATTGAAATGGAGCATCCACAACAGATAATACCAGAAGCAGAAGGTATTAAAACAGGAGACTATGTATCAATAAAAGGTATACCAAACATTGATTTACAAATAAATCCTGAAATACCTGGAGGAGTAGGTACTTATGCAATGATAGTAAACTCTATTCCATTAATAATAAATGCTAGACCAGGTCTTAAAACTATGTTGGATATACCAGTACCTAGAGCAATAATGGGAGATATAAGAAATCAGATAGAAGTTGAATTGGAAGAAGAATCAAAGGCTAATTAG
- a CDS encoding DUF2075 domain-containing protein — MKRAYYSSSVNEFIVKDIFTIFGEITCNDQFAADDLQKNTWKKEIGILKRELSTFKDGHLLFEYTIPRIGSRIDNVLIYKGIVFLLEFKVDEDTYPRHAIEQVTDYALDLNCFHKESHDKLLVPILICTKAPQKDQRIRMMKENILETYCCNEFNIGKYIKKICTTYNRSSFNSDTWINSLYMPTPTIIEAAQALYMGHNVEDISRNDASAKNLNQTTKAINKIIDYSKTHNRKSICFITGVPGAGKTLAGLNIAIERQKVDENEHAVFLSGNGPLVDVLQEALARDDVTRNGIRKSEAIRKAKEFIQIIHHFRDEAISVDTPPIERVTIFDEAQRAWDEPNLTNFMKRKKGVLDFNMSEPEFLISILNRHIGWATIVCLIGGGQEINKGESDGISGWFESLRNNYSDWDVYISNKIIDEEYSKGNSFDELTEGVNYRIIDDLHLSVSLRSFRSENVSTFVKAVLDVDKVAAKELYNQFKKDYPICVTRDLELAKKWVRDKSKGSQRYGMTASSGAKRLRKYGVWVQNKIDATNWFLNGKDDVRASYFLEETATEFDIQGLELDWTIVCWDGNLRFKNNHFEYYNFNGTKWQNINKEDNILYLKNAYRVLLTRARQGFIIFVPIGDESDITMQPNFYNGVYEYLKEIGIEEL; from the coding sequence ATGAAAAGAGCATATTATTCAAGTAGTGTAAATGAATTTATAGTCAAAGATATTTTTACTATATTTGGTGAGATAACGTGTAATGATCAATTTGCGGCTGATGACTTACAAAAGAATACATGGAAAAAGGAAATTGGAATATTAAAAAGAGAGCTCTCAACTTTCAAAGATGGACACTTATTATTTGAGTATACAATACCACGAATAGGCAGTAGAATTGACAATGTGTTAATTTACAAGGGCATTGTTTTTCTCCTTGAATTTAAAGTTGATGAAGACACTTATCCTAGGCATGCAATTGAACAAGTTACAGACTATGCCCTTGACCTTAATTGTTTTCACAAAGAAAGTCATGATAAACTTTTAGTACCAATACTTATTTGTACAAAAGCCCCTCAAAAAGACCAAAGAATAAGAATGATGAAGGAAAATATTTTAGAAACTTATTGTTGTAATGAGTTTAATATAGGAAAATACATAAAGAAGATTTGTACTACATATAATAGAAGTTCATTTAATTCAGACACTTGGATAAACTCGTTATACATGCCAACTCCAACAATTATTGAAGCTGCACAAGCTTTATATATGGGCCATAATGTTGAAGATATTTCAAGAAATGATGCAAGTGCTAAAAATTTAAATCAAACAACTAAAGCTATAAATAAAATTATAGACTATAGTAAGACTCATAACAGAAAATCAATATGTTTTATCACAGGAGTTCCAGGAGCAGGTAAAACACTTGCTGGCCTTAATATTGCCATTGAGCGACAAAAAGTAGATGAAAATGAACATGCAGTCTTCCTTTCTGGAAATGGTCCATTAGTTGATGTTTTACAAGAAGCACTAGCTCGTGATGATGTAACCAGAAATGGAATACGAAAATCTGAAGCGATTCGAAAAGCGAAAGAATTTATTCAGATAATTCATCATTTTAGAGATGAAGCTATATCTGTTGATACACCACCTATTGAAAGAGTCACAATTTTTGATGAAGCACAACGTGCGTGGGATGAACCTAATTTGACTAACTTTATGAAAAGAAAAAAAGGCGTATTAGACTTTAATATGTCAGAGCCTGAATTTCTTATTAGTATTTTAAATCGTCATATAGGATGGGCGACTATTGTTTGTTTGATTGGTGGAGGTCAAGAGATAAATAAAGGTGAGTCAGATGGAATATCAGGTTGGTTTGAATCACTAAGAAATAATTATTCTGATTGGGATGTTTACATATCAAATAAAATTATTGATGAAGAATATTCTAAAGGTAATTCTTTTGATGAGTTAACAGAAGGTGTTAATTATAGAATAATTGATGATTTGCACTTATCTGTATCGTTACGTTCTTTTAGAAGTGAAAATGTATCAACCTTTGTTAAAGCTGTTTTGGATGTAGATAAAGTTGCTGCAAAGGAATTATATAATCAATTTAAAAAAGATTACCCTATATGTGTTACTAGGGATTTGGAATTAGCTAAAAAGTGGGTGAGAGATAAATCAAAAGGTTCACAGCGTTATGGAATGACTGCAAGTTCTGGAGCTAAACGGCTTCGAAAGTATGGAGTGTGGGTACAAAATAAAATTGATGCTACAAACTGGTTTCTTAATGGTAAGGATGATGTACGAGCTTCATATTTTTTAGAAGAAACTGCAACAGAGTTTGATATCCAAGGTTTAGAGCTAGACTGGACAATTGTCTGTTGGGATGGGAACTTAAGATTTAAGAATAACCATTTTGAATACTATAACTTCAATGGAACTAAATGGCAGAACATCAATAAAGAAGATAATATACTATACTTAAAAAATGCATATAGAGTTCTTCTTACAAGGGCAAGGCAAGGCTTTATTATATTTGTCCCAATAGGTGATGAGAGTGATATTACAATGCAGCCAAATTTTTATAATGGTGTGTATGAATACTTAAAAGAAATTGGAATAGAGGAACTTTAG
- the oraE gene encoding D-ornithine 4,5-aminomutase subunit OraE, with protein sequence MLKENKKLDIDYILKDLDKYKPKRRGWVWREHLENLEMGPFKYKDCTKPLKKSVGLPSSKYFNNIDPQPSPVITTEIASGRFEDDIRRMRMAAHHGADHLMVIRTAGQSHFDGLIEGTPQGIGGVPITRKQVRAQRKALDFIEEEVGRPINYHSYVSGVAGPEVAVMFAEEGVNGAHQDPQYNVLYRNINMVRSFVDACEAKKIMAFANIAQIDGAHNANATAREAWKVMPELMVQHALNSIFSEKIGIDKSNICLSTVPPTAPPAPCLKIDLPYAVALRELFSDYKMRAQMNTKYMESSTREATVTHVLNLLTSVLTRADIQSTITPDEGRNVPWHIYNIEACDTAKQALVGMDGLMDMIELKDVGELRDKARELKERAVLYMEEISEVGGYFESVEQGFFVDSGNYPERNGDGISRKIKGGVGEGTVYEREEDYLAPVTAHFGYNNVAQYDENAIDNPSMLIDGCTFENPDKIIYIDELDDFDNVENRLKESYEYRNGTKIKPEMEWCADGIVMITMMLPTDKRTAEFAALEFVKKMNLQEIEVISREVMHESEGTRIEVKGRVPFDIDLNNLVIPEEPKVLTDEEIRADIEEKPMKIVSATVGEDEHSVGLREIIDIKHGGIEKYGIECHYLGTSVPVEKLVDAAIELNADAILASTIISHDDIHYKNMKKLHDYCVEKGIRDKVMIACGGTQVTPEIAVEQGIDAGFGRNSKGIHVATFLVEKRREMSNK encoded by the coding sequence ATGTTAAAGGAAAATAAAAAATTGGATATAGACTATATATTAAAAGATTTGGATAAATATAAACCAAAACGAAGAGGTTGGGTTTGGAGAGAACACTTGGAAAATCTTGAAATGGGACCTTTTAAATATAAAGACTGTACAAAACCTTTAAAGAAGAGTGTAGGGCTACCATCATCTAAGTATTTCAATAATATAGACCCTCAACCAAGTCCAGTTATTACTACTGAAATAGCTTCTGGTAGATTTGAGGATGATATAAGAAGAATGAGAATGGCAGCTCATCATGGAGCTGACCATCTAATGGTTATCAGAACTGCTGGACAATCACATTTTGATGGGCTTATAGAAGGAACTCCACAAGGTATAGGTGGAGTTCCAATAACAAGAAAACAAGTAAGAGCTCAAAGGAAGGCTCTTGATTTTATAGAAGAAGAAGTTGGTAGACCTATTAATTACCATTCATATGTAAGTGGTGTTGCTGGTCCTGAAGTAGCAGTAATGTTTGCTGAGGAAGGAGTCAATGGAGCACATCAAGACCCACAATATAATGTTCTGTATAGGAATATAAACATGGTAAGGTCTTTTGTAGATGCTTGTGAGGCAAAGAAAATAATGGCTTTTGCCAATATAGCTCAAATTGATGGAGCACATAATGCTAATGCTACTGCTAGAGAAGCATGGAAGGTAATGCCTGAACTTATGGTTCAACACGCTTTAAACTCTATATTCTCAGAAAAAATAGGTATAGATAAAAGTAATATATGCTTATCAACAGTTCCACCAACAGCACCTCCAGCACCATGTTTAAAAATAGACTTACCTTACGCTGTTGCACTTAGAGAGTTATTTAGTGATTATAAGATGAGAGCTCAAATGAATACTAAATATATGGAATCATCAACTAGAGAAGCAACAGTTACTCATGTATTAAACTTATTAACATCAGTATTAACTAGAGCTGACATACAATCAACTATAACACCTGATGAAGGTAGAAATGTACCTTGGCATATATACAATATAGAAGCATGTGATACAGCAAAGCAAGCTTTAGTTGGTATGGATGGGCTTATGGATATGATAGAACTTAAAGATGTCGGTGAATTAAGAGACAAAGCAAGAGAACTTAAAGAAAGAGCTGTATTATATATGGAAGAAATATCTGAAGTTGGTGGATATTTTGAATCTGTGGAACAAGGATTTTTTGTTGATTCTGGAAATTATCCAGAAAGAAATGGTGATGGAATATCTAGAAAAATAAAAGGTGGAGTTGGTGAAGGTACTGTTTATGAAAGAGAAGAAGATTATTTAGCACCTGTAACTGCTCACTTTGGATACAATAATGTAGCTCAATATGATGAAAATGCTATAGATAATCCATCAATGTTAATAGATGGATGTACATTTGAAAATCCAGACAAAATAATATATATTGATGAGCTTGACGATTTTGATAATGTAGAAAATAGACTAAAAGAATCATATGAGTACAGAAATGGAACTAAAATTAAGCCTGAAATGGAATGGTGTGCAGATGGAATTGTAATGATAACAATGATGCTTCCTACTGATAAAAGAACAGCAGAGTTTGCAGCTTTGGAATTTGTCAAAAAAATGAACTTACAAGAAATTGAGGTCATAAGTAGAGAAGTTATGCATGAATCTGAAGGGACTAGAATAGAAGTGAAAGGAAGAGTTCCGTTTGATATAGATTTAAACAATTTAGTAATACCAGAAGAACCTAAGGTACTAACTGATGAAGAAATAAGAGCAGATATAGAAGAAAAACCTATGAAAATAGTTTCAGCTACGGTTGGAGAAGATGAACATTCAGTTGGTTTAAGAGAAATAATAGATATAAAACATGGAGGTATTGAAAAATATGGCATAGAATGCCACTATCTAGGGACTTCTGTACCTGTAGAAAAATTGGTAGATGCAGCGATTGAACTGAATGCAGATGCAATACTTGCATCTACAATAATAAGTCATGATGATATTCACTATAAAAACATGAAAAAATTACACGATTATTGTGTAGAAAAAGGTATAAGAGATAAAGTAATGATTGCGTGTGGAGGAACACAAGTAACACCTGAAATAGCTGTTGAACAAGGCATAGATGCTGGATTTGGAAGAAACAGCAAAGGCATACATGTAGCCACTTTCTTAGTTGAAAAAAGAAGAGAAATGAGTAATAAATAA
- the ortB gene encoding 2-amino-4-oxopentanoate thiolase subunit OrtB — protein MNNSTSMKDMSYQAVMGRNNEIMKNAIGLDYSSFEQEGIGFDYEKMMSETGYTLQDIEAIQSQYAVGNTPLIELKNLTKLARKCAKEGKGARIFVKDEAMNASGSFKARRAATAVYHAKQMGYKGVIAATSGNYGAAVASQAAMQGLKCIIVQECYDSNGVGQPEIIEKARKCEAYGAEVVQLTVGPELFYTFLVLLEETGYFNASLYSPFGIAGVETLGYELAIQFREKYKKDPDIVVCTNAGGGNLTGTARGLIKAGSINTKVVGASVDLKGLHMASDNQFNKKSFTTGHTGFGIPYCTWPDRSDVPRSAARPLRYMDRYVLVKQGEVFYTTELLAQLEGIERGPAGNTSLAAAFSLAQELDEDKAIVVQETEYTGAGKHICPQLTFARENGIDIKFGNPREEIAGVNLILPERPELLKCVDIDMNKIRKSFIKNCISNNHIDNIDKLSNRDIEFLMEEVKSSRDFVVDVLNNL, from the coding sequence ATGAATAATTCAACATCAATGAAAGATATGAGTTATCAAGCTGTTATGGGAAGAAATAACGAAATAATGAAAAATGCAATCGGATTGGATTATTCTTCTTTTGAACAAGAGGGAATAGGGTTTGATTATGAGAAAATGATGAGTGAAACAGGATATACATTACAAGATATTGAAGCAATTCAATCACAGTATGCTGTTGGAAATACTCCTTTAATAGAGCTTAAAAATTTGACTAAATTAGCTAGAAAATGTGCTAAAGAAGGTAAAGGAGCTAGAATATTTGTAAAAGATGAAGCAATGAATGCATCTGGTAGTTTTAAAGCAAGAAGAGCAGCTACTGCAGTATATCATGCCAAACAAATGGGATATAAAGGTGTAATAGCAGCTACTAGTGGTAATTATGGTGCAGCTGTAGCATCACAAGCGGCAATGCAGGGATTAAAATGTATAATAGTTCAAGAATGTTATGATTCTAATGGTGTAGGTCAACCTGAAATCATAGAAAAAGCGCGAAAATGTGAGGCATATGGAGCAGAAGTTGTTCAGTTAACTGTTGGACCAGAGTTATTTTATACGTTCTTAGTTTTATTAGAAGAAACAGGCTATTTTAACGCATCATTATATTCACCATTTGGAATTGCAGGTGTAGAAACTTTAGGTTATGAGTTAGCTATCCAATTTAGAGAAAAGTATAAAAAAGACCCTGATATAGTTGTTTGTACAAATGCAGGTGGTGGTAATCTTACTGGAACTGCAAGAGGATTGATAAAAGCTGGTTCTATTAATACTAAAGTAGTAGGAGCAAGTGTAGATTTAAAAGGATTACACATGGCTAGTGATAATCAATTTAATAAAAAATCATTTACAACAGGACATACAGGTTTTGGGATACCATACTGTACATGGCCTGATAGGTCAGATGTACCTAGGTCTGCAGCTAGACCACTTAGATATATGGATAGATATGTATTAGTAAAACAAGGAGAAGTTTTTTATACAACTGAATTATTGGCACAGCTAGAAGGTATAGAAAGAGGTCCAGCAGGAAATACATCTTTAGCAGCAGCATTCTCTTTAGCTCAAGAGCTAGATGAGGATAAAGCTATAGTGGTACAAGAAACAGAATATACGGGTGCAGGTAAACATATATGTCCACAACTTACCTTTGCAAGAGAAAATGGAATAGATATAAAATTTGGAAATCCAAGAGAAGAAATTGCAGGAGTAAACTTAATATTACCAGAAAGACCAGAATTATTGAAATGTGTTGATATTGATATGAATAAAATAAGAAAGTCATTTATAAAAAATTGTATATCTAATAATCACATTGATAATATTGATAAGCTAAGTAATCGAGATATAGAATTTTTAATGGAAGAAGTAAAAAGTTCAAGAGATTTTGTTGTTGATGTATTAAATAATTTATAG